Proteins from one Camelina sativa cultivar DH55 chromosome 8, Cs, whole genome shotgun sequence genomic window:
- the LOC104708504 gene encoding glycerol-3-phosphate acyltransferase 7-like, whose product MESSHSVVSELEGTLLKNPKPFAYFMLVAFEASGLIRFAILLLLWPIIALLDVLGYRNGSLKLMIFVATAGLHKSEIESVARAVLPKFYMDDVSMDAWRAFGSCERRIVVTRMPRVMVERFAKDHLRADEVIGTEIIVNRFGYATGLIQETDVDRSVSNNVANLFVVGRPQLGLGRPVISTSPTFLSLCEEQVHAPVPSNHNGHNQRLHVQPLPVIFHDGRLVKLPTPATALVILLWIPFGIILAVIRIFVGFLLPLWAIPYVSRIFNIRFIVKGKPPAPATTGNPGVLFVCTHRTLMDPVVLSYVLGRSIPAVTYSISRLSEILSPIPTFRLTRIRDVDAEMIKKELSNGDLVVYPEGTTCREPFLLRFSALFAELTDDIVPVAMNYRVGFFHATTARGWKGLDPIFFFMNPRPVYEVTFLNQLEVEATCSSGKSPYDVANYVQRILAATLGFECTNFTRKDKYRVLAGNDGTVSYLSFLDQVKKVVTTIKPFFH is encoded by the exons ATGGAGTCATCGCATTCGGTTGTGTCGGAGCTAGAAGGAACACTACtgaaaaacccaaaaccctTCGCTTACTTCATGCTCGTGGCTTTCGAAGCTTCAGGTCTAATCCGTTTCGCGATCCTACTGCTTCTCTGGCCCATCATAGCACTCCTCGACGTTTTGGGTTACAGAAACGGTAGCCTCAAGTTAATGATCTTTGTCGCAACGGCCGGTTTGCACAAATCAGAGATCGAATCAGTTGCTAGAGCCGTTCTTCCCAAATTTTACATGGATGATGTCAGCATGGACGCTTGGAGAGCTTTTGGTTCCTGCGAGAGGAGAATCGTTGTGACAAGAATGCCAAGAGTTATGGTAGAGAGATTCGCTAAGGACCATCTTAGAGCCGATGAGGTCATTGGTACAGAGATTATCGTGAACCGTTTCGGCTATGCCACCGGTTTGATTCAGGAGACCGATGTGGATCGATCTGTTTCCAACAATGTTGCTaacttgtttgttgttgggAGACCTCAACTAGGTCTCGGACGACCGGTTATCTCAACTTCTCCAACTTTCCTATCGCTATGTGAG GAGCAAGTTCATGCACCGGTTCCATCAAACCACAACGGTCATAACCAGCGGCTACATGTGCAACCACTACCGGTTATCTTCCACGATGGACGTCTGGTGAAGCTGCCGACACCAGCCACCGCACTTGTTATCCTTCTTTGGATCCCCTTTGGAATAATACTAGCTGTGATTCGGATCTTCGTTGGGTTCTTGCTCCCTTTATGGGCCATACCTTACGTCTCACGTATATTCAACATTCGATTTATCGTAAAAGGAAAGCCTCCGGCACCAGCAACCACCGGAAACCCAGGCGTACTATTTGTATGCACTCATAGAACCCTAATGGACCCGGTTGTATTATCGTATGTGCTTGGACGTAGCATTCCTGCCGTAACCTATTCAATTTCTCGGCTATCCGAGATCCTATCTCCGATCCCAACCTTTCGTTTAACTCGAATTCGAGATGTAGACGCGGAGATGATCAAGAAAGAGTTGTCTAATGGGGACTTAGTGGTTTATCCTGAGGGAACCACTTGTCGTGAGCCGTTTTTGCTGAGATTTAGTGCACTTTTCGCAGAGTTAACGGACGATATCGTGCCCGTGGCAATGAACTACAGAGTTGGATTCTTTCATGCGACTACTGCTAGAGGCTGGAAAGGTTTGGATCCGATCTTCTTTTTCATGAATCCGAGACCGGTCTATGAGGTGACGTTCTTGAACCAGCTCGAAGTTGAGGCCACGTGTTCGTCAGGGAAGAGCCCTTATGACGTTGCCAATTATGTACAGAGGATCTTGGCCGCTACGTTAGGGTTTGAGTGCACTAACTTCACAAGGAAGGATAAGTACAGGGTTCTCGCAGGAAACGACGGAACCGTGTCGTATTTGTCATTTCTCGACCAAGTCAAGAAGGTCGTCACCACTATCAAGCCTTTTTTCCATTAA
- the LOC104708502 gene encoding dnaJ homolog subfamily C member 2-like — MQSWGINSAIKLLTYSSELSDGKALYVSSNCHPVKALNREPAGHAFHSAALKLRGCAKEATGKNEDTDKKVPKEKDSEYIPSYDSHSNKGKKKSGKQQHDHYALLGLGNLRYLATEDQIRKSYREAALKHHPDKLAPLLLAEETEEAKQAKKDEIESHFKLIQEAYEILMDSTKRRIFDSTDEFDDEVPSDCAPKDFFKVFGPAFKRNARWSTNPRVPDLGDENTPLKEVDSFYSWWYSFKSWREFPEEEEHDIEQAESREEKRWMERENTKKSQKARKEEHARIRVLVDNAYKKDTRILKRKEEEKAMKLQKKEEKVMAKRKLEEEAAAAIEEERRRKEEEAKRAAEAAQLHKRTKEKEKKLLRKERSRLRTLSAPVLSERLLGISVEHVEDLCMSLNTEQLRKLCDKMENKEGLALAKVIKNGDRSDDDEAESNEEEVVVAVKQNGHIEAKVETNGHVEAKVDTATHQKKEKPWSKEEIDMLRKGTTKFPKGTSQRWEVISEYIGTGRSVEEILKATKTVLLQKPDSAKAFDSFLENRKPAASIASPLSTREELGEPIIATKPHEEDNSTKTETTKQNSKGEENNNSKPADPEGWSDVQERALVQALKTFPKETNQRWERVATAVPGKTMNQCKKKFAELKDIIRTKKPTA, encoded by the coding sequence ATGCAGAGTTGGGGAATTAACTCTGCTATTAAGCTACTTACATACTCCAGTGAGCTTTCGGATGGAAAAGCTCTCTATGTTTCTTCCAATTGTCATCCTGTGAAGGCTTTAAACCGTGAACCTGCTGGTCATGCCTTCCATTCTGCTGCTCTCAAATTGCGTGGTTGTGCTAAGGAAGCCACTGGCAAGAATGAAGATACCGATAAGAAAGTCCCAAAGGAGAAGGATAGTGAATATATTCCTTCCTATGACTCGCATAGcaacaaaggaaagaagaagtcCGGGAAGCAACAACATGATCACTATGCTTTGTTGGGTTTGGGCAATCTAAGATATCTTGCAACAGAGGATCAGATTAGAAAAAGCTATCGCGAAGCTGCGCTGAAGCATCACCCTGATAAACTTGCTCCTCTACTTCTTGCTGAAGAgacagaagaagcaaaacaagcCAAAAAGGATGAGATTGAATCTCACTTCAAGTTGATACAGGAAGCATATGAGATTTTGATGGActcaacaaaaagaagaatatttgaCTCTACGGATGAGTTTGATGACGAAGTCCCATCTGATTGTGCTCCGAAAGACTTCTTCAAGGTTTTTGGTCCAGCTTTCAAGAGAAATGCAAGGTGGTCGACTAATCCGCGTGTACCAGATTTGGGAGATGAAAATACACCACTTAAAGAGGTTGATAGCTTCTACAGTTGGTGGTACTCTTTTAAGAGCTGGAGAGAGTTTCCTGAAGAAGAGGAGCATGATATTGAGCAAGCAGAATCCCGTGAGGAAAAAAGGTGGATGGAGAGAGAGAATACTAAAAAATCTCAGAAGGCTAGAAAGGAGGAACATGCTCGGATTAGGGTTCTTGTTGACAACGCATATAAAAAAGACACAAGAATATTGAAgagaaaggaggaagagaaggcaATGAAGCttcagaagaaggaagaaaaagttATGGCCAAGAGGAAGCTGGAAGAAGAGGCTGCTGCAGctattgaagaagagagaaggcgaaaagaagaagaagcaaaacgtGCAGCAGAGGCTGCTCAGCTGCACAAGAGAACcaaggaaaaagagaagaagcttctGCGCAAAGAACGAAGTCGGCTCAGAACTCTCTCAGCACCTGTTCTGTCCGAGCGTCTGCTTGGTATCTCCGTTGAACATGTAGAAGATCTATGCATGTCACTTAACACCGAGCAGTTGCGAAAGCTGTGTGACAAGATGGAAAACAAGGAAGGACTGGCTCTGGCAAAGGTGATCAAGAATGGGGACcgcagtgatgatgatgaagcagaGAGTAACGAAGAAGAAGTTGTAGTAGCTGTTAAGCAGAATGGTCATATAGAAGCCAAAGTAGAAACCAATGGTCATGTAGAAGCCAAAGTAGATACGGCTACTCATcagaagaaagagaaaccatGGAGCAAGGAAGAGATTGACATGCTGAGGAAAGGAACAACTAAGTTCCCTAAAGGAACATCTCAGAGATGGGAAGTCATATCAGAGTACATTGGTACAGGAAGATCTGTGGAGGAAATTCTCAAGGCAACTAAAACTGTACTTCTCCAGAAACCTGATTCGGCTAAAGCATTCGATTCTTTTTTGGAGAATAGGAAACCCGCTGCTTCAATTGCCTCTCCTCTCTCTACACGAGAGGAACTTGGAGAACCTATTATAGCGACCAAACCTCATGAAGAAGACAACTCAACCAAAACAGAGACCACAAAACAGAACAGTAAGGGTGAAGAGAACAACAATTCTAAACCAGCAGACCCAGAAGGCTGGTCTGATGTGCAAGAAAGAGCTCTGGTTCAGGCTTTGAAGACGTTCCCAAAGGAGACAAACCAAAGATGGGAGAGAGTAGCAACAGCTGTTCCAGGGAAAACGATGAACCAATGCAAGAAGAAGTTTGCTGAGCTTAAGGACATCATCCGAACCAAGAAACCCACAGCCTAA
- the LOC104708505 gene encoding LOB domain-containing protein 33, whose protein sequence is MAGHGSSCGACKFLRRKCNRDCVFSPYFSYEEASSHFAAVHKVFGASNVSKHLLQLPVHQRNVAAITIPYEALSRMRDPVYGCVAHIFALHQQVVTLQEEIEFLGSQMTNFSYSNQNGSQLNNIPEFVNQMTMDTTSFVDESLLNYNEEGRNCLDGFFTNSEETLVNHTWLQDMDYYYAPHN, encoded by the exons atggcaggTCACGGATCATCTTGTGGAGCATGCAAGTTCCTAAGGAGGAAGTGCAACCGCGACTGCGTCTTCTCGCCTTACTTCAGCTACGAAGAAGCATCGTCCCATTTTGCAGCGGTCCACAAAGTCTTCGGCGCAAGCAATGTCTCGAAGCATCTGCTTCAATTGCCTGTACATCAAAGAAACGTCGCTGCGATCACCATCCCCTACGAGGCTCTCTCACGCATGCGTGATCCTGTTTATGGCTGCGTTGCTCACATCTTCGCTCTTCATCAACag GTGGTGACTTTGCAAGAGGAAATTGAGTTTCTTGGATCACAGATGACGAATTTCTCTTACTCTAATCAAAACGGATCACAACTTAACAACATACCGGAGTTTGTGAATCAGATGACAATGGATACGACCAGTTTCGTCGACGAGAGTCTTTTGAACTAcaatgaagaaggaagaaactGCCTTGATGGGTTCTTCACGAACTCAGAGGAAACGCTCGTGAATCATACATGGCTTCAGGACATGGATTATTATTACGCACCACATAATTAG
- the LOC104709920 gene encoding glycerol-3-phosphate acyltransferase 7-like: protein MESSHSVVSELEGTLLKNPKPFAYFMLVAFEASGLIRFAILLLLWPIIALLDVLGYRNGSLKLMIFVATAGLHKSEIESVARAVLPKFYMDDVSMDAWRAFGSCERRIVVTRMPRVMVERFAKDHLRADEVIGTEIIVNRFGYATGLIQETDVDRSVSNNVANLFVVGRPQLGLGRPVISTSPTFLSLCEKYI, encoded by the exons ATGGAGTCATCGCATTCGGTTGTGTCGGAGCTAGAAGGAACACTACtgaaaaacccaaaaccctTCGCTTACTTCATGCTCGTGGCTTTCGAAGCTTCAGGTCTAATCCGTTTCGCGATCCTACTGCTTCTCTGGCCCATCATAGCACTCCTCGACGTTTTGGGTTACAGAAACGGTAGCCTCAAGTTAATGATCTTTGTCGCAACGGCCGGTTTGCACAAATCAGAGATCGAATCAGTTGCTAGAGCCGTTCTTCCCAAATTTTACATGGATGATGTCAGCATGGACGCTTGGAGAGCTTTTGGTTCCTGCGAGAGGAGAATCGTTGTGACAAGAATGCCAAGAGTTATGGTAGAGAGATTCGCTAAGGACCATCTTAGAGCCGATGAGGTCATTGGTACAGAGATTATCGTGAACCGTTTCGGCTATGCCACCGGTTTGATTCAGGAGACCGATGTGGATCGATCTGTTTCCAACAATGTTGCTaacttgtttgttgttgggAGACCTCAACTAGGTCTCGGACGACCGGTTATCTCAACTTCTCCAACTTTCCTATCGCTATGTGAG AAATACATTTGA
- the LOC104708501 gene encoding transcription factor GAMYB-like, which yields MSNTSTDSDHNESPATDDNNGSDCRSRWERSGLKKGPWSSAEDDILIDYVNKHGEGNWNAVQKHTGLFRCGKSCRLRWANHLRPNLKKGAFSQEEEQLIVELHAKMGNRWARMAAHLPGRTDNEIKNYWNTRIKRRQRAGLPLYPPEMHLEVLEWSQEYAKSRLMAEDRRHSDFLQLGSCESNVFFDNLNFVTDMAPGASDLADMTAYKNLANAASSPRYENFMTPMMPCSKRFWESELLYPGCSSAIKQEFPSPEQFQNTSSPQKISKTCSFSVPCHVDHPLYGNQQHSPVVIPDSHTLTGGIVPSSKPSSYGAVKLELPSFQYSETTFDQWKKSSSPPHSDLLDPFDAYIHSPPPPTGRQESYCFSNCDTGLLDMLLLEAKIRNSTTKNDLYKSCASTIPPADLGEVTVSQTKSEEFDNSLKTLVHSEISTQQNADGIPPRQREKRRKPLLDITRPDVLLASSWLDHGLGIAKESGSMSDALTVLLGDDIGNEYMHTSVGASSGVGSCSWSNMPPVCQMTELP from the exons ATGAGTAACACGAGCACTGACAGTGACCATAATGAGTCACCAGCTACTGATGATAATAATGGTAGTGACTGCAGAAGTAGATGGGAAAGAAGTGGTTTGAAGAAAGGCCCATGGAGTTCAGCTGAAGATGATATTCTTATTGACTATGTCAATAAGCATGGTGAAGGTAACTGGAATGCTGTCCAGAAACACACTGGCTTGTTCCGTTGTGGTAAAAGCTGCCGCTTGAGGTGGGCTAATCATCTCAGGCCTAACTTGAAGAAAGGAGCGTTTagccaagaagaagaacagctCATTGTTGAGTTGCATGCTAAGATGGGAAATAGATGGGCACGTATGGCTGCTCAT TTGCCTGGACGAACGGATAATGAGATAAAGAATTATTGGAACACTCGCATCAAGAGGCGACAGCGAGCTGGTTTACCACTTTATCCTCCTGAAATGCATCTTGAGGTACTTGAGTGGAGTCAAGAGTATGCCAAGAGTAGACTTATGGCAGAAGATAGAAGACATTCAGATTTCTTGCAGCTTGGGAGTTGTGAGTCTAATGTCTTCTTTGACAATCTTAATTTTGTTACCGACATGGCACCTGGTGCTTCTGACCTAGCAGATATGACTGCTTACAAAAATCTGGCTAATGCGGCAAGTTCACCTCGATATGAGAACTTCATGACACCAATGATGCCCTGCTCGAAGCGGTTTTGGGAATCTGAATTGTTGTATCCTGGGTGTAGCAGTGCCATAAAGCAAGAATTCCCATCGCCTGAACAATTCCAGAACACATCATCTCCTCAAAAGATTTCCAAAACTTGCAGTTTCTCAGTTCCTTGTCATGTTGATCATCCTCTCTATGGAAACCAACAACACTCACCTGTTGTGATTCCAGATAGCCATACCCTTACGGGTGGCATTGTTCCTTCTTCCAAGCCCTCCTCATATGGGGCAGTGAAGCTGGAGCTCCCTTCATTCCAATATTCAGAAACAACATTTGACCAGTGGAAGAAATCGTCATCTCCACCACACTCTGATCTCCTTGATCCCTTTGATGCTTACATTcactctccaccaccaccaacggGGAGACAAGAGTCATATTGTTTTTCAAATTGTGACACTGGTCTGCTCGATATGTTGCTTCTGGAAGCCAAGATCAGAAATAGTACTACAAAGAACGATTTGTACAAGAGCTGTGCTTCAACTATTCCACCAGCTGATCTAGGCGAGGTTACTGTGTCCCAAACTAAATCCGAAGAGTTTGACAATTCTCTTAAGACTTTGGTCCATTCCGAGATTTCAACACAACAGAATGCAGATGGAATTCCACCAA GGCAGAGAGAAAAAAGGCGGAAACCTCTCTTGGATATAACACGGCCTGACGTTTTGCTTGCATCGAGCTGGCTTGACCATGGTTTAGGGATTGCAAAAGAGTCAGGTAGCATGAGCGACGCACTCACGGTTCTCCTCGGCGATGACATAGGAAATGAGTATATGCATACGAGTGTTGGGGCATCCTCAGGAGTTGGGTCTTGTTCTTGGAGCAACATGCCTCCTGTCTGTCAAATGACGGAGCTACCCTAA